A window of Desulfuromonas soudanensis genomic DNA:
CGTCGAGCACCGGCAGGGAGGGGAGATCGGCGCCGTAAGCGTGCTGCAGGGCGCTCACCGCCATGCGCAGCGGCTCGGCCGTGGCGGCGTCGCCGCCGGGCATGGCCAGGGGGACGAAGTGCCCGGCGCGCCGATAGCCGTCGGCTCCGCCGACGAGAAATTCCCCCCCCCAGAGGGTGCCGTCGGCGCCGTAGCCGATGCCGTCGAAGATCACCCCGATGGCCGTGCCGCCGAAACCGTTCTCGGCCAGACAGCTCACCAGGTGGGCGTGGTGATGCTGCACCGCGACCAGGCGCACGCCGCCGAGCCCTTCGGCGTAGCGGCTCGAATAGTAGTCGGGATGGAGGTCGTGGGCGACGATGGCCGGCTGCAGCTCGAGAATCGTCCCGAGATGGGCGATGGTCCTCTCGAAGGAGGCGAACACTTCGGGGTTCTTCAGGTCGCCGATATGCTGGCTGAGAAAGGCCCTGTCGCCGCGGGTGAAGCAGACGGCGCTCTTGATCTCGGCCCCCAGGGCGAGAACCTGCACCTGGGGAGCGGCCAGGGCGATCCCCCGCGGGACATAACCGCGGGAGCGCCGCAAGAGCAGGGCCCTGCCGGCCAGGATCCGGGCGATGGAATCGTCGGTCCCGGTGAAAATCTCCCGGTCGTGACTCAGATAGGCGTCGGCGATCCCCTTAAGGCGCGTCTCGGCCTCGCCGTCGCCAGAGGCGATCGGTTCGTCGGAGAGGTTGGCACTGGTCATCACCAGGGCCGGGAACTCTTCGAGGAGCAGAAAGTGGAGGGGGGTGTAGGGGAGCATGATCCCGAAGTAACCGTTCCCCGGAGCGATCAGGGGCGAGAGGGTATGACCCGGTTTCTTTCGCAACAGGACGATGGGACGCTCGCTCCCTGTCAGCAGCCACTCTTCCAGGGGATCGAAATCGGCCAGGCGGGCCGCGTCCTCTAGAGAGCGGGCCATCAGAGCGAAGGGCTTTTCGTCCCGGGCCTTGCGCCGCCGCAGTTCAGATACCGCCCGGTCGTTGGCGGCGTCGACCACCAGGTGGTAGCCGCCGAGCCCCTTGACGGCGAGGATCGCCCCGCCCTGCAGCAGGGCCACCGACTCCGCCAGCGGCTCTCCAGCGATTCCGTCCCCCGCCCCGTTCTTCAATTGCAGACGCGGCCCGCAGACCGGGCAGGCGTTGGGCTGGGCGTGAAAACGGCGCGAGGCGGGGTCCCGGTACTCGGCGCTGCACGCAGGACACATGGGGAAGGGGGCCATGGTGGTGTTGGGTCGGTCGTAGGGGATACCGGTGACGATGGTGTAGCGGGGGCCGCAGTTGGTGCAGTTGATGAACGGGTAACGATACCGGCGGTCCAGG
This region includes:
- the hypF gene encoding carbamoyltransferase HypF, which translates into the protein MFCFQKKECKLQRKRIVIEGIVQGVGFRPFVYQLALRSGVDGWVLNDSSGVTVEVEGEGASLASFVAALQSELPPLASISRCEIIHIPPRGERGFSIRSSAGDGPKTAQIAPDSWVCPDCLAELSDPLDRRYRYPFINCTNCGPRYTIVTGIPYDRPNTTMAPFPMCPACSAEYRDPASRRFHAQPNACPVCGPRLQLKNGAGDGIAGEPLAESVALLQGGAILAVKGLGGYHLVVDAANDRAVSELRRRKARDEKPFALMARSLEDAARLADFDPLEEWLLTGSERPIVLLRKKPGHTLSPLIAPGNGYFGIMLPYTPLHFLLLEEFPALVMTSANLSDEPIASGDGEAETRLKGIADAYLSHDREIFTGTDDSIARILAGRALLLRRSRGYVPRGIALAAPQVQVLALGAEIKSAVCFTRGDRAFLSQHIGDLKNPEVFASFERTIAHLGTILELQPAIVAHDLHPDYYSSRYAEGLGGVRLVAVQHHHAHLVSCLAENGFGGTAIGVIFDGIGYGADGTLWGGEFLVGGADGYRRAGHFVPLAMPGGDAATAEPLRMAVSALQHAYGADLPSLPVLDGISPRDLKIYLQMIEKGINAPLTSSCGRLFDAVAALVGVRLRVSYEGQAALELEMAIGDTVDNGIYPSPLGGAGDRILVDPAPLIRGIVDDLMAGVAVSRISARFHNTLAAVISAVCLLIRQESGLSCVALSGGVFQNRYLTEKTISRLEKGEFTVLTHSLVPPNDGGIALGQAVVAGRSAS